Proteins found in one Maridesulfovibrio sp. genomic segment:
- a CDS encoding RluA family pseudouridine synthase, with the protein MDDNKLNEIEKRIAEDSDTGMRVDKFLLKLLPESGLRERRRLIENGFVTVNGRSCRSGLKIFPGAEVVLFEAAERSCAVEILSQVRVVKQAEAFGALYKPAGLHSAGIAGSPEPSVEECLSGIFPEQDPILANRLDFQTSGLLLVAFGVERENQFREYEDSGTVDKIYHARVHGIPGDSFIIKNRLDTADRKCTKVLEEEAPPQRWSKVTPLKSFEDGTSLLEVCIAKGARHQIRAHLAHAGFPILGDSIYGSDDGAERMLLHHRQIRFPGFEAECETGWE; encoded by the coding sequence ATGGACGATAATAAATTGAACGAAATAGAGAAAAGAATAGCTGAAGATAGCGATACCGGGATGCGTGTAGATAAGTTCCTGCTTAAACTGTTACCGGAGAGTGGATTGCGTGAACGCAGACGACTTATTGAAAATGGATTTGTCACCGTTAATGGTCGCAGCTGCCGCTCCGGTCTGAAAATATTTCCTGGTGCGGAAGTTGTATTGTTCGAGGCGGCTGAACGTAGCTGCGCGGTTGAGATTTTATCGCAGGTGAGAGTAGTAAAGCAGGCCGAAGCTTTTGGTGCGCTGTATAAACCGGCCGGTTTGCACTCCGCCGGGATTGCCGGAAGTCCCGAACCATCAGTGGAAGAATGTCTTAGCGGTATTTTTCCTGAACAGGACCCTATTCTAGCGAACAGGCTGGATTTTCAAACTTCGGGGCTGCTGCTGGTCGCTTTTGGTGTGGAGCGGGAGAATCAGTTCCGTGAATATGAAGATTCCGGCACGGTGGATAAAATTTATCACGCCAGAGTGCACGGAATTCCGGGCGATTCTTTCATAATAAAAAACAGGCTGGATACTGCCGATAGGAAGTGCACAAAGGTTCTCGAGGAAGAAGCTCCACCGCAGCGCTGGTCAAAGGTAACACCCCTGAAAAGTTTCGAGGATGGAACTTCGCTTTTAGAGGTGTGCATCGCTAAAGGAGCCCGTCATCAGATCAGGGCGCATCTTGCCCATGCTGGATTTCCCATACTTGGAGATTCCATTTACGGTTCTGACGATGGAGCCGAGCGTATGTTATTGCATCACCGGCAAATCCGGTTTCCGGGGTTTGAGGCGGAATGTGAGACGGGCTGGGAATAG
- the ftsY gene encoding signal recognition particle-docking protein FtsY → MGFFSKVKKLWNSPEDRAEQALKDYLGDDYEPQDEVIEQEAKSEPEPVQVPEEKTTPEPVIETALEPEKTEEPEPESAPVPEQIEEEPETPPVEPVAEMPATAPEAVTEPEISQTETSPQPEATEASPVAEPKKEIDPAEDSVAEPQTESAAEQKQAIIEKEIPDPEAEPEPAAKEAKTPAGPTILEPVMETPAQPAEDKPQWQIDLTKALQQAEPRLSVWLGLILNGVEEAGDDLWDRLSFLLEALEAPKKEAEDFIARFKDWLEDMDYEYVEEFRSELQYRLALALELEDEEDERSRLFIKLSEGLNKTREQITKRIDSMLSSHTAFDDDFWEEFEEILIMADVGYDASMELVERMKDRIRKAGETNPENFKDLLREELDEIFKVPKRIKAFNPPEVVMMIGVNGVGKTTTIAKLAHRAQMQGRKVLIVAGDTFRAAAIGQLEVWARRVGAGFYAKEEGSDPAAVAFEAIDYAVKNGYDLMLLDTAGRLHNKANLMEELRKIRRVLGKKHDEAPHRSVLVIDATTGQNALSQTKIFNEEIGVDELILTKLDGTAKGGVMISVTMQHKLPITYIGLGEKMEDLRPFNGEDFAKALLLS, encoded by the coding sequence ATGGGATTCTTTTCTAAAGTAAAAAAATTATGGAACAGCCCGGAAGACAGGGCCGAACAAGCACTTAAAGATTATCTTGGCGACGATTACGAGCCGCAGGATGAAGTCATAGAGCAGGAAGCCAAATCAGAACCGGAGCCTGTGCAAGTACCGGAAGAAAAAACAACTCCGGAACCCGTCATCGAAACAGCACTGGAACCGGAAAAGACCGAAGAGCCTGAACCGGAAAGTGCCCCTGTTCCTGAACAGATTGAAGAAGAACCCGAAACTCCGCCAGTAGAGCCTGTTGCTGAAATGCCGGCCACAGCTCCTGAGGCTGTTACCGAGCCAGAAATTTCACAGACTGAAACTTCCCCGCAACCGGAAGCCACTGAAGCTTCCCCCGTTGCGGAACCCAAAAAGGAAATTGATCCAGCAGAGGATTCTGTCGCAGAACCGCAGACAGAATCTGCCGCGGAACAGAAACAGGCAATTATCGAAAAAGAAATCCCTGACCCCGAAGCTGAGCCTGAGCCTGCTGCAAAAGAAGCAAAAACTCCCGCCGGACCGACCATCCTTGAGCCGGTCATGGAAACACCTGCCCAGCCCGCAGAAGATAAACCGCAATGGCAGATCGACCTGACCAAGGCCCTGCAGCAGGCAGAGCCTCGCCTTTCCGTATGGTTGGGTCTGATTTTAAATGGAGTTGAAGAAGCCGGAGACGATCTCTGGGACCGGCTTTCCTTTTTGCTGGAAGCACTTGAAGCTCCTAAAAAAGAAGCCGAAGACTTCATCGCCAGATTCAAAGACTGGCTTGAAGACATGGATTACGAGTATGTGGAGGAATTCCGCTCCGAACTCCAGTACCGTCTGGCTCTTGCTCTCGAACTTGAGGATGAGGAAGACGAACGCAGCCGCTTGTTCATTAAGCTTTCCGAAGGCCTGAATAAAACTCGCGAGCAGATCACCAAGCGTATCGACTCCATGCTTTCCAGCCACACCGCCTTTGATGATGATTTCTGGGAAGAATTTGAGGAAATCCTGATCATGGCAGATGTGGGCTATGATGCCTCCATGGAACTTGTGGAACGCATGAAAGACCGCATCCGCAAAGCCGGAGAAACCAATCCTGAAAATTTCAAAGACCTGCTGCGTGAAGAACTTGACGAGATATTCAAGGTTCCCAAACGCATCAAGGCCTTCAACCCGCCGGAAGTTGTTATGATGATCGGCGTAAACGGTGTTGGTAAAACTACCACTATCGCCAAGCTGGCCCATCGCGCCCAGATGCAGGGCCGCAAGGTTCTCATCGTTGCAGGCGATACTTTCCGTGCCGCGGCGATCGGTCAGCTTGAAGTCTGGGCCCGCCGTGTCGGTGCCGGATTTTACGCCAAGGAAGAGGGTTCCGATCCTGCAGCGGTAGCGTTTGAAGCCATCGATTACGCAGTCAAAAACGGCTACGATCTCATGCTGCTCGATACCGCAGGACGTTTGCACAACAAGGCCAACTTGATGGAAGAACTGCGCAAAATCCGCCGGGTCCTCGGCAAAAAGCACGATGAAGCACCGCACCGCAGCGTGCTGGTCATTGATGCCACCACCGGTCAGAACGCCCTTTCGCAAACCAAAATATTCAACGAGGAAATCGGCGTTGATGAACTGATACTTACCAAGCTTGACGGGACAGCCAAAGGCGGAGTCATGATATCAGTAACCATGCAGCACAAGCTGCCCATCACCTACATAGGACTGGGTGAAAAGATGGAAGACCTCAGACCGTTTAACGGCGAGGATTTCGCAAAAGCCCTGCTGTTATCCTAG
- a CDS encoding rubrerythrin family protein: MSKTLDNLKAAFAGESQANRKYLAFAEKAEAEGKPGVAKLFRAAAAAETIHAHAHLRLMKGIGSTEDNLKEAISGETYEFEKMYPEMMDEAKEEGENAVLRYFGFANEAEKIHANLYTEALNASDDVFAEADFYICSVCGHTQNGAATEKCPICGAAPKAYSKVE; encoded by the coding sequence ATGAGCAAGACACTTGATAATCTCAAAGCAGCTTTCGCAGGTGAATCCCAGGCTAACCGTAAATACCTCGCTTTCGCAGAAAAAGCTGAAGCAGAAGGCAAACCCGGCGTAGCAAAACTTTTCCGCGCAGCTGCAGCAGCTGAAACCATTCACGCACACGCGCATCTCCGCCTGATGAAAGGTATCGGTTCCACCGAAGATAACCTCAAAGAAGCAATTTCCGGTGAAACATACGAATTTGAAAAGATGTACCCCGAAATGATGGATGAGGCTAAAGAAGAAGGCGAAAACGCAGTACTCCGCTACTTCGGTTTTGCAAATGAAGCTGAAAAAATCCACGCAAATCTTTACACCGAAGCACTCAACGCTAGTGACGACGTATTCGCAGAAGCAGACTTTTACATCTGTTCCGTATGCGGCCACACTCAGAACGGCGCAGCAACTGAAAAGTGTCCCATCTGTGGTGCAGCACCCAAAGCATACAGCAAAGTTGAGTAA